Proteins encoded together in one uncultured Desulfobacter sp. window:
- a CDS encoding CheR family methyltransferase has product MPSLAMSDFRRLGNYIHTELGIKMPDAKRGMVESRLRKRLNALNLTSYEAYCAYLFSPRGQEDELPFFINQITTNKTDFFRESKQFIFLERTALPELLSSGPTGESKKMYIWSAACSRGHEPYSLAMVLSEYARQHKNMDFCILGSDVSTEVLNVAQKAVYAHEEIEPVPMALRKKYLMRSKDRSKNMVRIVPQLRSKVRLLRLNLMDKRYAGIEQMDIIFCRNVMIYFEKQTQYQILHRLLTHLKPGGFLFMGHSEVIQHAELPLKSIQTTIYQKSK; this is encoded by the coding sequence ATGCCTTCGCTTGCCATGTCGGATTTCAGGCGATTAGGCAACTATATCCATACAGAATTGGGTATCAAGATGCCGGATGCCAAACGTGGTATGGTTGAATCCCGTTTGCGTAAGCGCTTAAATGCTCTGAATTTAACTTCTTATGAAGCGTACTGTGCTTATCTTTTCAGTCCCCGGGGGCAAGAAGATGAACTGCCTTTTTTTATCAATCAAATCACAACCAATAAAACGGATTTTTTCAGGGAATCCAAACAATTTATTTTTCTGGAAAGAACGGCATTGCCGGAATTGCTCTCTTCGGGACCCACAGGCGAATCAAAAAAAATGTATATATGGAGTGCTGCCTGCTCCCGGGGTCATGAGCCCTATTCTTTGGCCATGGTGTTGTCTGAATATGCCCGTCAGCACAAAAATATGGATTTTTGTATTTTGGGCTCGGACGTCTCCACAGAGGTGTTGAATGTTGCCCAAAAAGCAGTATACGCCCATGAGGAGATTGAGCCTGTGCCCATGGCGCTGAGAAAAAAATATCTAATGCGAAGCAAGGACCGGAGTAAAAATATGGTTAGAATTGTACCTCAACTTCGATCCAAGGTCAGGTTACTTCGTTTGAATTTAATGGATAAACGTTATGCCGGTATTGAACAGATGGATATTATATTTTGCAGGAATGTAATGATTTATTTTGAAAAGCAAACCCAGTATCAGATTCTGCATCGGCTGTTAACCCATTTAAAGCCGGGGGGCTTTCTTTTCATGGGACATTCAGAAGTTATCCAGCATGCTGAACTTCCCTTAAAATCAATTCAAACAACGATCTATCAAAAAAGTAAATAA
- a CDS encoding methyl-accepting chemotaxis protein: MHFKNFKIKIKIIMIVIMAIIISVSTVGGYALYSSIHQVDKNILAFEEQVMGEARQKLVDLVDSVYTMIVKVHSQAVSMKDIKSRYGVELKNLVGVVYDITSRAYTQARTASSDIDHQSMEAVQKKIASEIEALRYDKDNYFWINDTYPKMVMHPTVPALNGKDISRYTKNGKIIMAEGTDIPMFEEMARLCKKAGEGYVSYVWPSPDNNWKWIRKLSYVRYFKPWNWIIGTGVYLDKTETDAQKIAMNIVSDMQYGDNDYFYIMDTQGNILAHLNQETIGKNLMNKKDSSGRFIFKEIIETAKSDGRGHINYNWPQIGSKNDKPKIGYFRYFKPWDWIVVTGVYIDGVQTQIAEKRKQLDTMIQKQILFTAVTIAILIFVAFFLVRFVTRKYIELPLSQGVDVANELAQGNLDLNIESSSEDEIGHLQKAMKHMVISFTKIVDEVKSAASNVAAGSEELSATAEQLSQGATEQAASAEQASAAMEEMSGNIKQNADNARQTEQLAVQAAEDAEEGGQAVLQTVVAMREIADKILIIEEIARQTNMLALNAAIEAARAGEHGKGFAVVADAVRKLAERSQAAASEISTLSTLSVEIAENAGEMLKKIVPDIRKTSELVQEINAASMEQSTGADQINTALQQLDQIIQQNAGSSEEMSSTAEELFAQAEQLQQAIAYFKVNKIEPRGLTRQQEHPPSRAELTNDGRESHDATAIAITNSQDTRGQVRGVVLDMGEDSLDDEFEKY; encoded by the coding sequence ATGCATTTTAAAAACTTTAAAATAAAAATAAAAATTATAATGATTGTTATTATGGCAATCATTATTTCAGTGAGCACTGTCGGTGGGTATGCACTTTACAGTTCAATCCACCAGGTCGACAAAAATATTTTGGCCTTTGAAGAACAGGTTATGGGTGAAGCCAGACAAAAGCTTGTAGACTTGGTGGATTCCGTCTACACCATGATTGTAAAGGTGCATAGCCAAGCAGTTAGTATGAAAGATATAAAAAGCAGATATGGTGTAGAATTAAAAAATCTTGTGGGCGTTGTCTATGATATAACCAGCCGAGCGTATACACAAGCCCGGACAGCCTCTTCTGATATCGACCATCAAAGCATGGAAGCAGTCCAAAAAAAAATTGCGTCCGAAATCGAAGCGTTGCGCTATGATAAGGACAACTACTTCTGGATAAATGACACATACCCCAAAATGGTTATGCATCCAACAGTACCGGCTTTGAACGGAAAAGACATCTCACGGTATACCAAAAACGGAAAAATTATTATGGCCGAGGGAACCGATATCCCCATGTTTGAGGAGATGGCTCGCCTATGCAAAAAAGCCGGAGAAGGATATGTCAGTTATGTATGGCCCTCCCCGGATAACAACTGGAAATGGATAAGAAAACTGTCCTATGTCCGTTACTTCAAGCCATGGAACTGGATCATCGGAACCGGTGTATATCTTGACAAAACCGAAACAGACGCACAAAAGATAGCCATGAACATCGTTTCTGATATGCAATATGGGGACAATGATTACTTTTACATCATGGACACCCAGGGCAATATTCTGGCCCATTTGAACCAGGAAACCATCGGCAAAAACCTGATGAACAAAAAAGATTCCTCAGGCAGATTTATATTCAAAGAAATCATTGAAACGGCCAAATCGGACGGTCGAGGCCATATAAACTATAACTGGCCCCAAATCGGATCAAAAAATGATAAACCCAAAATCGGATATTTCAGATACTTCAAACCCTGGGACTGGATTGTCGTCACAGGCGTATATATTGACGGGGTCCAAACCCAAATAGCGGAAAAAAGAAAACAGCTTGATACGATGATCCAAAAACAGATTCTGTTCACGGCCGTGACCATTGCCATACTCATATTCGTTGCCTTCTTTTTGGTTAGATTTGTGACCAGAAAATACATTGAACTGCCCCTTTCCCAAGGCGTTGATGTGGCCAACGAACTTGCCCAGGGAAACCTGGACCTGAATATTGAATCCAGCAGCGAAGATGAGATAGGACATCTTCAAAAGGCGATGAAGCATATGGTCATATCGTTTACAAAAATTGTCGATGAGGTCAAAAGTGCCGCCAGCAACGTTGCGGCAGGCAGCGAAGAACTCAGCGCCACCGCTGAACAGTTATCACAGGGTGCGACAGAACAGGCGGCATCTGCAGAACAGGCCTCAGCCGCCATGGAAGAAATGTCCGGTAATATAAAACAAAACGCAGATAATGCCCGGCAAACTGAACAATTGGCTGTCCAGGCCGCTGAAGATGCTGAGGAGGGAGGTCAGGCCGTGCTCCAAACCGTTGTGGCCATGAGAGAAATTGCAGACAAAATTCTTATCATAGAGGAAATTGCAAGACAGACCAACATGCTCGCGTTAAACGCAGCCATTGAGGCGGCCCGTGCCGGGGAACACGGCAAGGGATTTGCCGTGGTTGCAGATGCGGTCAGAAAGCTTGCCGAACGTAGCCAGGCTGCGGCCAGTGAAATCAGCACACTGTCAACATTAAGTGTTGAAATTGCTGAAAATGCGGGTGAAATGCTCAAAAAAATTGTTCCGGATATCCGCAAAACCTCGGAACTGGTTCAAGAAATCAATGCAGCATCTATGGAACAGAGCACAGGTGCAGACCAGATAAACACAGCCCTGCAACAGCTTGATCAAATTATCCAGCAAAATGCCGGTTCTTCCGAAGAGATGTCCTCCACCGCAGAAGAGCTTTTTGCCCAGGCAGAACAGTTACAACAGGCGATCGCCTACTTCAAGGTTAACAAAATAGAACCCCGGGGGCTTACGCGGCAACAGGAACATCCCCCCTCCAGGGCAGAATTGACAAACGATGGTCGGGAAAGCCATGATGCAACAGCCATAGCTATTACCAATAGCCAGGATACACGGGGGCAGGTTCGGGGTGTTGTACTGGATATGGGGGAGGATTCACTGGATGACGAATTTGAAAAATATTAG
- a CDS encoding integration host factor subunit alpha, which produces MTCTKSTLIEKISETFDQNPSQSKEVLEILIEIMKSTLASGEDIMISGFGKFQVIEKSPRKGRNPATGDAMILEKRRVVTFKCAGKLKNKINKET; this is translated from the coding sequence TTGACCTGTACCAAATCTACACTCATCGAAAAAATTTCAGAGACCTTTGATCAAAACCCATCCCAGTCCAAAGAGGTACTTGAAATCCTGATTGAAATCATGAAGTCTACTCTGGCTTCGGGCGAAGATATTATGATTTCCGGATTCGGAAAATTTCAGGTGATAGAAAAATCACCAAGAAAGGGAAGAAACCCGGCTACAGGGGATGCCATGATCCTTGAAAAAAGACGGGTTGTGACATTCAAATGTGCAGGCAAACTTAAAAACAAAATAAATAAAGAAACCTAA
- a CDS encoding chemotaxis response regulator protein-glutamate methylesterase, protein MGKKIRVLIVDDSALVRHALSKVLTSDPEIEIMGMAQDPIIAASKIRNEVPDVIILDVEMPRMDGISFLKRIMTQHPIPVIICSALVNQGGQTALSALENGAVEVIEKPNLGTKKFFEESKIRICDAVRAAALVNVKAHKYSKSIDVFPKLTADAILPGPSGKSMDKTTDTVIVVGASTGGTEALRLLIEQLPDDTPGMLVVQHMPANFTKAFAGRMDKICLVSVKEAENNDPVLPGEVLIAPGNRHMLLKRSGSRYYVELREGPLVSRHRPSVDVLFRSAARYAGKNALGVIMTGMGDDGAKGLLEMKQAGAYTIAQDEASCVVFGMPKEAIKLYAVDSILPLDKIADTLLKKCRTI, encoded by the coding sequence ATGGGAAAAAAAATCAGAGTACTGATTGTGGATGATTCCGCGCTAGTTCGACATGCGCTATCCAAGGTGCTTACCTCTGATCCGGAAATTGAGATTATGGGCATGGCCCAGGATCCAATCATTGCAGCCTCAAAGATCCGTAATGAAGTGCCGGATGTTATTATACTGGATGTCGAAATGCCCCGTATGGATGGGATTAGCTTTTTGAAACGAATTATGACCCAGCATCCCATTCCTGTAATCATCTGTTCTGCCCTGGTCAACCAGGGTGGTCAGACTGCATTGTCAGCCTTGGAGAACGGTGCTGTAGAGGTGATTGAAAAACCGAACCTGGGGACAAAAAAATTTTTTGAAGAATCGAAAATAAGAATCTGTGATGCGGTTAGAGCGGCTGCCTTGGTCAATGTTAAAGCACACAAATATAGCAAATCCATTGACGTTTTTCCAAAATTGACTGCAGATGCTATACTGCCGGGCCCGTCGGGCAAATCCATGGACAAAACAACGGACACAGTTATTGTCGTTGGTGCGTCAACCGGCGGTACAGAAGCGCTGAGGCTTCTTATTGAACAGCTGCCCGATGATACACCCGGTATGCTTGTGGTCCAGCATATGCCTGCCAATTTTACCAAAGCTTTTGCTGGCCGGATGGATAAAATTTGCCTTGTGTCCGTCAAGGAGGCCGAAAATAATGACCCCGTTTTACCAGGCGAGGTGCTTATCGCCCCGGGCAATCGTCACATGTTGCTCAAAAGAAGTGGCAGCAGGTATTATGTTGAGCTAAGAGAGGGGCCTCTGGTGTCTCGCCACAGGCCTTCTGTGGATGTTCTTTTTCGTTCTGCTGCCAGGTATGCCGGAAAAAATGCCCTGGGTGTCATCATGACCGGGATGGGTGATGACGGTGCCAAAGGGCTGTTGGAGATGAAACAGGCCGGGGCCTACACCATTGCCCAGGATGAAGCCTCCTGTGTGGTGTTTGGCATGCCCAAAGAGGCCATAAAATTGTATGCTGTCGACAGCATTCTTCCACTGGATAAAATTGCAGACACCCTACTCAAAAAGTGCCGGACCATTTAA
- a CDS encoding response regulator, with protein MAKVIMTVDDSTSIRQMVSFTLNQVGYEVVEAVDGQDAVDKLAGMDINMLLTDLNMPNKNGLELIEWVRSIPKFKFVPIIMLTTESETEMKQKGKAAGATGWIVKPFKPEQLLAVVKKVLR; from the coding sequence ATGGCAAAGGTCATTATGACGGTGGATGATTCGACCAGTATAAGGCAGATGGTTAGTTTTACATTAAATCAGGTCGGTTATGAGGTCGTTGAAGCTGTGGATGGGCAGGATGCGGTCGATAAACTTGCCGGTATGGACATTAATATGCTGTTGACTGATCTAAATATGCCCAACAAGAACGGGTTGGAGTTGATTGAATGGGTTCGGTCCATACCAAAATTTAAGTTTGTCCCTATTATTATGCTGACAACCGAATCTGAGACGGAAATGAAACAAAAAGGCAAGGCTGCCGGGGCTACGGGATGGATTGTGAAACCGTTTAAACCCGAACAGTTGCTTGCTGTAGTAAAGAAAGTTCTTCGATAA
- a CDS encoding ATP-binding protein, translated as MKPKKKSKYSIVSIRTKLILTLGFTALLALFMMAASMAAYETYNARNNLVDELVSMANLIALNSSVAMMFNDRNAALEDLSALSAKQGIIGAILYDTHGAIYADFSRDAVSINTLAHEVKQICKPGMSPVEMITSQKMLSGVTNGHTHVILPVTFKNNFLGAIHLIDDMQQQKKRLAAYYLIVAGIGITSLAVVLVLSSKLQSIFTRPLFDVIDSMRQVTRKKDYQVRVKKYSDDEFGVLVEQFNQMIKEIQARDDRLNIYSSSLESRVKQRTRDLSKAKEELESTVIHLEKAQKKAEEASQVKSQFLANMSHEIRTPMNGIIGMTEILLSSKLSEEQETFAVNILKSARTLLAIISDILDFSKIEAGKLEVESIAFDLGSLLTDIKTLLMFAAKDKDLTLTVEIEKETRLFLMGDPTRIRQVLINLVGNAIKFTEKGGVAIMVSTSMNKNGELHNVDDRNHWTDLTVSIKDTGIGIPAEKQKNIFTPFSQADASFTRKYGGTGLGLAISSDLVSLMGGTINCTSIPGKGSTFSFVLPLKKAEQTTKDMPVPSHADLPDNTEKINLHVLVAEDNITNQDVFSKMLKTFGCTVDIAATGVDARDKFIALKPDIILMDCQMPKMDGYQATREIRKHEATLGIHTPIIAITAHAMADDRKNCRDAGMDDFLTKPFMMGGLLEIIKKWKPHTNRAEADSANISDNETR; from the coding sequence ATGAAACCCAAAAAAAAATCAAAATATAGCATCGTTTCCATCAGAACAAAACTGATCCTGACCCTTGGATTTACCGCGTTGCTGGCACTTTTTATGATGGCAGCTTCCATGGCGGCCTATGAAACCTATAATGCCCGAAACAATCTGGTTGATGAACTTGTATCCATGGCGAACCTCATTGCGTTGAACTCTTCGGTGGCCATGATGTTTAATGACCGGAATGCGGCATTGGAGGATCTAAGTGCACTGTCTGCAAAACAGGGCATTATCGGCGCCATTCTTTACGACACCCACGGCGCAATTTACGCAGATTTCTCAAGGGATGCCGTTTCCATTAATACGCTGGCCCATGAAGTCAAACAGATATGTAAACCAGGCATGTCCCCTGTTGAAATGATTACTTCCCAAAAAATGCTCAGCGGTGTTACAAACGGACACACCCACGTCATTCTGCCGGTCACGTTTAAAAATAATTTTTTAGGTGCCATCCATTTGATTGATGACATGCAGCAACAAAAAAAAAGGTTGGCTGCCTATTATCTTATTGTAGCGGGCATTGGTATCACCTCCTTGGCAGTGGTCCTGGTTCTGTCTTCCAAACTCCAGTCCATTTTCACCCGGCCTTTATTTGATGTCATTGATTCCATGCGGCAGGTGACCCGGAAAAAAGATTATCAAGTCAGAGTAAAAAAATACAGTGACGACGAGTTCGGGGTGCTTGTGGAACAGTTTAACCAGATGATTAAAGAGATCCAGGCCAGGGACGACAGGCTCAATATATACAGTTCCAGCCTTGAATCCAGGGTCAAACAACGCACCCGAGATCTGAGCAAGGCCAAAGAAGAACTTGAATCCACGGTTATTCATCTGGAAAAGGCCCAAAAAAAAGCAGAAGAAGCCAGCCAGGTAAAATCCCAGTTCCTTGCCAATATGAGCCATGAAATCAGAACGCCCATGAACGGTATTATCGGCATGACCGAAATCCTGCTTTCGTCCAAACTTTCCGAAGAACAAGAAACATTTGCAGTCAATATTCTTAAATCAGCCCGGACCCTGCTTGCAATCATCAGTGATATTTTAGATTTTTCCAAAATTGAAGCGGGCAAACTTGAAGTTGAATCCATTGCATTTGATCTGGGCAGTCTGCTTACGGACATTAAAACACTTCTGATGTTCGCAGCCAAAGATAAAGACCTGACTTTAACTGTTGAAATCGAAAAAGAGACACGCCTTTTCCTGATGGGAGACCCTACAAGAATCAGACAAGTGCTGATTAATCTTGTTGGCAATGCCATCAAATTTACAGAAAAAGGCGGAGTAGCGATCATGGTGTCCACGTCCATGAACAAGAATGGTGAATTGCACAACGTTGACGACCGAAACCATTGGACTGACCTGACTGTTTCCATCAAAGATACCGGTATCGGTATCCCTGCTGAGAAACAAAAAAATATATTTACGCCCTTTTCCCAGGCCGACGCCTCTTTTACCCGCAAATACGGCGGCACCGGACTTGGCCTTGCCATTTCATCGGATCTGGTGTCACTTATGGGCGGCACCATCAATTGTACCAGTATACCGGGCAAAGGAAGTACATTCTCCTTTGTTCTTCCTTTGAAAAAGGCCGAGCAAACAACTAAGGATATGCCGGTCCCCAGCCATGCAGACCTGCCGGACAACACAGAAAAGATAAATCTTCATGTGCTGGTGGCCGAAGACAATATCACCAACCAGGATGTTTTTTCAAAGATGCTCAAGACATTTGGATGCACTGTGGATATTGCAGCCACAGGCGTTGATGCCAGGGATAAATTCATTGCGTTAAAACCGGACATCATACTCATGGACTGCCAGATGCCGAAAATGGACGGCTACCAGGCCACTCGAGAAATCAGAAAACATGAGGCAACCCTTGGCATCCATACCCCGATCATCGCCATCACGGCCCATGCCATGGCAGACGACCGGAAAAATTGCCGGGATGCAGGCATGGACGATTTTTTGACCAAGCCTTTCATGATGGGAGGTCTTTTGGAAATAATAAAGAAATGGAAACCGCATACAAACCGGGCCGAGGCCGATTCTGCAAATATCTCCGACAACGAGACCCGTTAG
- a CDS encoding STAS domain-containing protein codes for MVSKNYEKDGNLVMRIEGALSAYEVKDLKDSLLTGFANYNGIIVDINGVTECDTLGLQLLLSAGKTAEKLNKTFNITGNSQSILDAIIALGLEAENFHRISEEA; via the coding sequence ATGGTTTCCAAGAATTATGAGAAGGACGGCAACCTGGTAATGAGAATTGAGGGCGCTTTATCTGCCTACGAAGTAAAAGATCTTAAAGATTCTTTGTTGACGGGGTTTGCAAATTATAATGGGATTATTGTAGATATTAATGGCGTAACCGAGTGTGATACATTGGGGCTTCAGCTTCTGTTATCAGCCGGGAAAACCGCTGAAAAGTTAAATAAAACATTTAATATTACAGGTAACTCTCAGTCGATTCTGGATGCGATAATCGCTTTGGGACTTGAGGCGGAAAACTTTCACCGTATCTCTGAGGAGGCTTAA
- a CDS encoding chemotaxis protein CheD, giving the protein MQTPYSKSAGPFKRTVNQVSIGIGEYFASRQDVVIHTVLGSCVAVCLYDPGKKIGGMNHILMPSNPDINKYDASARYGINAMELLINAIMRLGGNRKRMVAKTFGGANMLMAVSKENTVGSRNVEFVVNFLRAEKIEILSRDFGGHDSRKIFFHVATGEVFLKRVPSMNSLVAAERRKRNRIKEQLQEPADITLFD; this is encoded by the coding sequence TTGCAGACACCCTACTCAAAAAGTGCCGGACCATTTAAACGGACAGTAAATCAGGTCTCCATCGGCATTGGAGAATATTTTGCCAGCAGGCAGGATGTTGTCATACATACCGTGCTGGGTTCATGTGTCGCGGTGTGTCTGTATGATCCGGGAAAAAAAATCGGTGGTATGAATCACATCCTTATGCCGTCTAATCCGGATATTAATAAGTATGATGCCTCAGCCCGCTATGGCATAAATGCCATGGAGTTGCTGATCAATGCTATCATGCGGCTGGGCGGAAACCGAAAAAGAATGGTTGCCAAGACCTTTGGTGGGGCGAATATGTTGATGGCCGTATCCAAGGAGAATACTGTGGGATCAAGAAATGTCGAATTTGTGGTTAATTTTCTTCGGGCGGAAAAAATTGAGATCCTGAGTCGTGATTTTGGCGGCCATGATTCACGTAAAATTTTTTTCCATGTGGCCACGGGCGAAGTTTTTTTAAAGCGCGTGCCATCCATGAATTCCCTTGTGGCAGCAGAACGAAGAAAACGGAATCGGATTAAGGAACAGCTGCAGGAACCGGCAGATATTACGCTGTTTGACTAA
- a CDS encoding chemotaxis protein CheW — protein sequence MSVQGITQTSQYLTFKLDNEIYAMDITTVREVLDIIQITKVPQMPDFMCGVINLRGRVVPVVDLRLKFGFKEATSLKEACIVIIEVFLDDEETVLGILVDAVLEVISFEPEQIDPPPRIGTRLKTEFIKGMGKKDEEFIIILETSKVFSAEELTIVQVADDMPMPEMAEGEQEEHDE from the coding sequence ATGAGTGTACAGGGCATAACCCAGACAAGCCAGTACCTGACATTTAAACTGGATAATGAAATTTATGCCATGGACATCACAACTGTCCGTGAGGTGCTTGACATTATCCAGATCACTAAGGTGCCCCAGATGCCCGATTTCATGTGTGGGGTCATTAATTTGAGAGGCCGGGTGGTTCCGGTGGTAGATCTCAGGCTTAAATTCGGTTTTAAGGAGGCAACGTCGCTAAAAGAAGCATGCATTGTCATTATTGAGGTGTTTCTTGATGACGAAGAAACTGTTCTTGGCATTCTGGTAGATGCGGTTTTAGAAGTGATAAGCTTTGAACCTGAACAGATAGACCCGCCGCCCAGGATCGGTACCCGCCTTAAGACTGAATTTATAAAAGGTATGGGGAAAAAAGATGAAGAATTTATTATCATTCTTGAAACGTCTAAAGTTTTTTCTGCCGAGGAGCTTACCATTGTCCAGGTTGCTGATGATATGCCCATGCCTGAAATGGCCGAGGGTGAGCAGGAAGAACATGATGAATAG
- a CDS encoding chemotaxis protein CheA — translation MNESGRFIEAFCLEAEELLSGVEDSVLDIEENPGDQEPVNRLFRAMHTIKGSGAMFGFDAISEFAHHVETVLDNVRNGTVPVTKALIDLILASRDRITAMLAEANDDGPPVDPLEGEKIIDGLEALLSSDGTESPAEEVSKETRGEVFVPVAGELQNEVVYRIRFLPDADMFSSGMDPLMLLYDLADMGECSIVAQTEKVPDLETLSPESCYLFWDIILTTTKSVNAVRDVFIFVEDNCEIVIETVEEKVPRSQDVSAPRLGDILVERGDIDRKTLDDEFDAHKKIGERLVESGALSKEKLKSALAEQTVVTKMHKSSAASTVRVPSDRLDKLINLVGELVISQARLTQVASDRDDAELGESVEEIERLTGELRDSVLNIRMMPIGTIFNKFRRLVRDLSSQLNKEVELVTRGAETELDKTVLERLDEPLVHLIRNSLDHGVEPLEVREQKGKPRKGTIVLSATHKGTNVVISIQDDGAGLNAEVIRQKAVEQGVIHENAELSDKKIYSQIFAPGFSTANEITNVSGRGVGMDVVKKTIESLRGRIDIDSVYGEGTKVTLILPLTLAIINGLLVRIDNDFFVLPLMSVEECVEIRSKEIETINGRNILNVRGDMVPYIRLRDRFNLADHRPETEHVVITDVHNSRIGFVVDHVIGGHQTVIKPLGPAFKNIKNVSGATILGDGTVALILDTNVLLEDA, via the coding sequence ATGAATGAATCCGGCAGATTCATTGAAGCGTTCTGCCTGGAAGCGGAAGAACTTCTTTCAGGCGTTGAAGATTCGGTTCTGGATATTGAAGAAAATCCTGGGGATCAGGAACCGGTGAACAGACTGTTTCGCGCCATGCATACCATCAAGGGCTCCGGGGCCATGTTCGGATTCGATGCCATCTCCGAGTTTGCCCATCATGTTGAAACCGTTTTGGATAATGTTCGAAATGGAACTGTTCCTGTCACCAAGGCACTGATCGATCTTATTCTGGCCTCACGGGATCGCATTACAGCCATGCTTGCCGAGGCGAACGACGATGGTCCGCCTGTAGATCCCCTGGAAGGTGAAAAAATCATTGATGGTCTTGAGGCACTGCTTTCTTCCGACGGCACTGAATCTCCGGCCGAAGAAGTTTCAAAAGAGACACGGGGAGAAGTCTTTGTGCCGGTTGCAGGTGAACTGCAAAACGAGGTGGTGTATCGTATACGATTTTTACCTGACGCTGATATGTTTTCCTCCGGTATGGATCCGCTTATGCTGCTTTACGATCTTGCTGATATGGGGGAGTGCAGCATTGTGGCCCAGACGGAAAAAGTACCTGATCTTGAAACGCTTTCTCCCGAGTCATGTTATTTATTCTGGGATATTATTCTAACGACCACCAAAAGTGTCAATGCCGTCAGGGATGTTTTTATATTTGTGGAGGATAACTGCGAAATCGTCATTGAAACTGTCGAAGAGAAGGTCCCCAGATCCCAGGATGTGTCTGCACCGCGCCTGGGTGATATTCTTGTCGAGCGGGGTGACATTGATCGAAAAACCCTGGATGATGAATTCGATGCCCATAAAAAAATTGGTGAGCGGCTGGTCGAATCCGGTGCGCTTTCTAAAGAGAAGCTTAAGTCTGCGTTAGCAGAGCAGACGGTTGTTACTAAAATGCATAAATCATCTGCCGCATCAACCGTGCGTGTACCCTCAGACAGGCTTGACAAGCTGATCAATCTGGTGGGCGAATTGGTTATCAGCCAGGCTCGACTGACCCAGGTGGCATCTGACAGGGATGATGCTGAATTAGGTGAATCCGTGGAGGAAATTGAGCGCCTGACAGGTGAACTTCGGGACAGTGTGCTTAACATAAGGATGATGCCCATCGGTACCATATTTAATAAATTCAGGCGCTTGGTGCGGGATTTATCCTCTCAGCTCAACAAGGAGGTTGAACTTGTGACCAGGGGGGCGGAAACCGAACTTGATAAAACCGTTCTGGAACGTCTTGATGAGCCTTTAGTGCATCTGATCCGCAACAGTCTTGATCATGGTGTGGAACCCCTTGAGGTCAGAGAGCAGAAAGGGAAACCCCGAAAAGGGACCATCGTCCTGTCTGCAACCCACAAGGGGACCAATGTGGTGATTTCGATTCAGGATGACGGGGCAGGGCTAAATGCCGAGGTCATCCGTCAAAAAGCTGTGGAACAGGGGGTGATTCATGAAAATGCAGAATTATCCGACAAAAAGATATATTCCCAGATATTTGCGCCTGGGTTTTCCACTGCCAATGAAATAACAAATGTTTCCGGCCGCGGTGTCGGTATGGATGTTGTAAAAAAAACCATTGAATCCCTAAGAGGGCGTATTGACATTGACAGCGTTTATGGTGAAGGGACTAAGGTTACGCTTATTCTTCCTTTAACTCTTGCGATAATCAATGGTCTGCTTGTACGCATTGACAATGATTTTTTTGTGTTGCCTTTGATGTCTGTTGAAGAATGTGTTGAGATTAGAAGTAAAGAGATCGAAACGATTAACGGCCGGAATATTTTAAATGTTCGAGGGGATATGGTGCCTTATATTCGCCTTCGGGACCGTTTTAACTTGGCAGATCATCGTCCGGAGACAGAGCATGTCGTTATCACTGATGTTCATAACAGTCGTATTGGTTTTGTTGTGGATCATGTGATCGGGGGGCATCAGACAGTGATAAAACCTTTGGGACCGGCCTTCAAAAACATTAAGAACGTTTCCGGGGCCACCATTTTAGGGGACGGCACCGTGGCTTTGATTTTAGACACCAATGTTCTTCTGGAAGATGCATGA